The Rickettsiales bacterium genome includes a region encoding these proteins:
- the rpmD gene encoding 50S ribosomal protein L30, which yields MKVTQMVGTIGRKADQRATLVGLGLNKRHRSRVLEDTPSIRGMIYKVRHLVKVESVG from the coding sequence ATTAAGGTAACCCAGATGGTTGGTACTATCGGTCGTAAGGCTGATCAGCGGGCTACTCTTGTCGGTCTTGGTCTTAATAAGCGCCACAGAAGTCGTGTTCTTGAGGATACACCATCTATACGTGGTATGATCTACAAGGTTCGTCACTTGGTAAAAGTTGAGTCTGTTGGTTAA
- the rplO gene encoding 50S ribosomal protein L15: MQLNELKDNDGARHRKMRVGRGIGSGKGKTCGRGGKGQTARTGVRINGFEGGQTPIHRRLPKRGFNNYTRHEYEVVNLGSIQKAIDNGKLKAGDIGLNELKESGLVRKTATEVKLLAKGELSAKVNITVKFVSDSAKNAIEKNGGKIILSA, encoded by the coding sequence ATGCAGTTAAATGAGTTAAAAGATAATGATGGAGCTAGGCACCGTAAAATGCGTGTTGGACGTGGTATAGGCTCTGGTAAGGGTAAGACATGTGGTCGTGGTGGCAAAGGTCAAACCGCGCGTACTGGTGTTCGCATCAATGGTTTTGAAGGTGGTCAGACTCCTATACATCGTCGTCTTCCTAAGCGTGGATTTAATAACTACACACGTCATGAATATGAGGTGGTGAATCTTGGTTCTATCCAAAAAGCGATTGATAATGGCAAGCTTAAGGCAGGCGATATCGGTCTTAATGAGCTAAAAGAGTCAGGATTGGTTCGTAAAACCGCCACTGAGGTAAAACTTCTTGCCAAAGGTGAATTATCAGCAAAAGTAAATATTACTGTTAAGTTTGTCTCAGATAGTGCTAAGAATGCTATTGAAAAAAATGGTGGTAAAATTATATTATCAGCATAA
- the secY gene encoding preprotein translocase subunit SecY, whose translation MNFSTFSKATELKKRLWFVLGALIVYRIGTYIPVPGIDPNILAEIFERHQGGVIGVFNMFSGGGLSRMSIFALAVMPYISASIIMQIFSYAIPSLAALKKDGEAGQRKINQYTRYGTVFLAALQGYGIAVGLEGMTGSRGSAVMDPGAFFRFTTTVTLIGGTMFLMWLGEQVTARGIGNGISLIIFAGIVANLPSAIGQTFELGRTGELSTPFVLLIILVVLALIALIVFIESAQRRVVIQYPRRQMGDREANHMPLKINTAGVIPPIFASSLLLFPLTIASFNAEGGGVLQTISAYLAHGEPLYIVSYVGLIVFFSFFYTSVVFNAEDTADNLKKNGGFIAGVRPGKQTADYLSFILTRLTAVGAIYMSLVCVMPEIFVAKYSVPFQLGGTGLLIVVNVVIDFVTQVQSHLFSHQYEGLIKKARLKGRIK comes from the coding sequence ATGAATTTCAGCACCTTCTCAAAAGCGACTGAACTGAAAAAACGTTTATGGTTTGTGCTGGGTGCCTTAATCGTATATCGTATAGGAACTTACATACCAGTCCCAGGAATTGACCCTAATATACTAGCTGAGATTTTTGAAAGACACCAAGGTGGTGTTATCGGAGTATTCAATATGTTCTCTGGTGGCGGTTTATCTCGTATGTCTATTTTTGCCCTTGCTGTTATGCCTTATATATCTGCTTCAATTATAATGCAGATATTCTCCTATGCTATACCATCGCTTGCCGCTCTTAAAAAGGATGGTGAGGCTGGGCAAAGAAAGATAAACCAATATACTAGGTATGGAACAGTGTTTCTTGCCGCTTTGCAAGGATATGGTATTGCGGTGGGGCTTGAGGGAATGACCGGAAGCAGAGGTTCCGCGGTTATGGATCCGGGTGCTTTTTTTAGGTTTACCACGACTGTTACCTTAATTGGTGGTACCATGTTTCTGATGTGGCTTGGTGAGCAAGTGACCGCTCGCGGTATCGGGAATGGTATTTCTTTAATAATTTTCGCCGGTATTGTAGCAAACCTGCCAAGTGCTATCGGTCAGACTTTTGAACTAGGTCGTACTGGTGAGCTCTCCACACCTTTTGTGTTATTGATAATTCTTGTTGTGCTAGCTCTTATCGCCCTAATAGTTTTTATTGAAAGCGCGCAGAGAAGAGTGGTAATCCAATACCCAAGAAGACAAATGGGAGATCGGGAAGCTAACCATATGCCGCTTAAAATTAATACTGCCGGTGTTATTCCGCCAATATTCGCTAGCTCGCTACTCCTATTTCCGCTTACGATAGCTAGTTTTAACGCTGAAGGAGGCGGTGTTTTGCAAACTATAAGCGCTTACCTCGCTCATGGTGAGCCATTATACATAGTTTCGTATGTAGGGCTTATAGTGTTTTTTAGTTTTTTCTACACATCTGTTGTATTTAACGCGGAGGACACAGCGGATAATCTTAAGAAGAACGGAGGTTTCATCGCTGGTGTAAGACCAGGGAAGCAGACTGCTGATTATCTTAGTTTTATCCTTACTAGGCTTACTGCGGTTGGCGCTATATACATGTCTTTGGTTTGTGTTATGCCTGAGATATTTGTCGCTAAATATTCTGTTCCTTTCCAGCTTGGTGGGACTGGACTTCTAATTGTCGTAAATGTGGTTATTGATTTCGTGACTCAGGTACAGTCGCATCTATTTTCACACCAATATGAGGGGTTAATTAAAAAAGCTCGTTTGAAAGGCAGGATTAAATGA
- a CDS encoding adenylate kinase gives MKIILLGPPGAGKGTQAQYLQNKLSIAKLSTGDMLRAAVASGSDIGTKAKDIMDNGGLVPDELVLDLIRERIKQSDCVNGFILDGFPRTLKQAESLDDMLEGEGAAIDCVIEIKINDEALVKRIAGRFSCSGCGAGYHDSFKKPQKDGVCDECGATDFTRRADDNAGTVAKRLEAYHQQTAPLLPYYRQKGMLESVDGMAEIGDVTKSIDDILKIVKKNR, from the coding sequence ATGAAAATAATTCTACTTGGTCCTCCTGGTGCCGGAAAAGGTACTCAGGCGCAATATCTTCAAAATAAATTATCAATAGCCAAGCTTTCAACTGGCGATATGTTGCGCGCTGCTGTTGCCTCTGGTAGCGATATCGGTACGAAAGCTAAGGATATTATGGATAACGGTGGACTTGTTCCAGATGAATTGGTGCTTGATTTGATTCGTGAGCGAATAAAACAGTCTGATTGTGTCAATGGTTTTATATTGGATGGTTTTCCACGCACATTAAAACAGGCGGAGTCTCTGGATGATATGCTTGAAGGTGAGGGGGCAGCCATAGATTGTGTTATAGAGATAAAGATTAATGATGAGGCTCTTGTAAAACGTATAGCTGGAAGATTTTCCTGTTCTGGCTGTGGCGCTGGCTATCACGATAGCTTCAAGAAACCTCAAAAAGACGGGGTTTGTGATGAATGTGGCGCTACTGATTTCACCCGCCGTGCTGACGATAATGCTGGTACGGTAGCAAAACGCTTAGAGGCTTATCACCAGCAAACAGCCCCATTATTGCCTTATTATCGGCAAAAAGGGATGCTAGAATCTGTCGATGGAATGGCTGAAATTGGTGACGTTACCAAAAGTATTGATGATATTTTGAAAATAGTGAAAAAAAATAGATAA
- the rpsM gene encoding 30S ribosomal protein S13, protein MARIAGVNIPSGKRIDVALTYIYGIGSAKSAQICEKAGLSPEKRVHQLSESEVIQVREIIDRDYMVEGDLRREISMNIKRLVDLGCYRGLRHRKKLPVRGQRTHTNARTRKGKAKPIAGKKIASK, encoded by the coding sequence GTGGCTCGTATTGCTGGTGTAAATATACCTTCTGGGAAGCGTATTGATGTGGCGCTTACCTACATTTATGGTATTGGAAGTGCTAAATCCGCACAAATATGTGAAAAGGCTGGATTGTCGCCTGAAAAGCGGGTGCATCAACTGTCTGAGTCTGAGGTAATACAGGTGCGTGAGATTATTGACCGTGATTATATGGTTGAAGGTGATCTTCGTCGTGAAATATCCATGAATATTAAAAGATTGGTTGATTTAGGGTGTTATCGTGGTTTGCGTCACAGGAAGAAGTTGCCGGTGAGAGGGCAGCGTACTCATACTAACGCCCGTACTCGTAAGGGTAAGGCGAAGCCGATAGCTGGTAAAAAAATAGCAAGTAAATAG
- the rpsK gene encoding 30S ribosomal protein S11: protein MAAKEAGAARLKKRERKNITTGVAHVNASFNNTIITITDMQGNTVSWSSAGHHGFKGSRKATPYAAQVTAEDAGRKAQEHGMKTISIIVKGPGSGRESALRAFQAIDFTVTSIKDVTPVPHNGCRPPKRRRV, encoded by the coding sequence ATGGCAGCTAAAGAAGCGGGTGCCGCGAGGCTTAAGAAACGTGAGCGTAAAAATATAACCACAGGTGTGGCTCATGTTAATGCATCTTTTAATAACACTATCATAACGATAACCGATATGCAGGGCAATACTGTGTCATGGTCGTCTGCTGGACACCACGGTTTTAAGGGATCTCGTAAGGCTACTCCGTACGCCGCGCAAGTAACCGCTGAGGATGCTGGTAGAAAAGCTCAGGAGCATGGTATGAAAACCATTTCTATCATAGTGAAAGGACCTGGTTCTGGTCGTGAGTCAGCTCTTCGCGCTTTTCAGGCAATTGATTTTACGGTGACCTCCATAAAGGATGTCACGCCCGTTCCTCATAATGGTTGCCGCCCACCAAAACGTCGTCGGGTGTGA
- a CDS encoding DNA-directed RNA polymerase subunit alpha — translation MLAKNWQDMIKPTKLDVVASKSNSCQATVIAEPLERGFGHTLGVALRRVLLSSLRGTAVTSIKVEGVLHEFSSIPGVREDVTDVILNIKELRFKTGTADKKKITLKANGLGEVRASDIEVSGDLEVVNKDHVICTLDKDAKLDMEMTVEAGKGYVRAQRAEDAPIGLIPVDALFSPVVKVSYKVDNARVGQITDYDKLSMDIETDGSITAEDAVALAARILQEQLQLFINFEEAGIEQKEDEKPELPFSHYLLKKVYDLDELSVRATNCLKNDNIIYVGDLVQKTEGEMLKTPNFGRKSLNEIKEKLAKIGLRFGMEVPSWPPENIEELARKYEDPY, via the coding sequence ATGTTGGCAAAAAATTGGCAGGATATGATTAAGCCGACCAAACTTGATGTGGTAGCTTCAAAAAGCAATTCATGTCAGGCTACTGTTATAGCCGAGCCTTTGGAAAGAGGTTTTGGACACACTCTTGGTGTGGCGTTACGTCGTGTTTTATTATCGTCATTGCGGGGAACTGCGGTAACTTCTATAAAGGTTGAAGGCGTTCTTCATGAATTCTCCTCAATACCAGGTGTACGTGAGGACGTAACAGATGTGATTCTTAATATCAAAGAGCTACGTTTTAAGACAGGGACCGCCGATAAAAAGAAGATAACCCTTAAGGCGAATGGTCTTGGAGAGGTTAGAGCTTCTGATATAGAAGTGTCAGGTGATTTAGAGGTGGTAAATAAAGACCATGTAATCTGTACTCTTGATAAGGACGCTAAGCTTGATATGGAGATGACAGTAGAAGCCGGTAAAGGCTATGTACGCGCTCAACGTGCTGAGGATGCTCCAATAGGTCTTATCCCTGTTGATGCTTTATTTAGCCCTGTTGTAAAAGTTTCCTATAAGGTTGATAATGCTCGTGTTGGTCAGATAACTGACTACGATAAATTATCTATGGACATTGAGACCGATGGTTCAATTACCGCTGAAGACGCTGTCGCTCTTGCCGCTCGTATTTTACAAGAGCAGCTGCAGCTATTCATCAATTTTGAGGAAGCTGGTATAGAGCAAAAAGAAGATGAAAAGCCAGAGTTGCCATTTAGCCACTATCTGCTCAAGAAGGTGTATGATCTTGATGAGCTTTCAGTAAGAGCTACTAACTGTCTTAAGAATGACAATATCATCTATGTTGGTGACTTAGTACAAAAAACTGAGGGTGAGATGCTTAAAACACCTAATTTTGGTCGTAAATCACTAAATGAGATTAAAGAAAAATTGGCCAAAATTGGGCTGCGTTTTGGTATGGAAGTACCAAGTTGGCCCCCAGAGAATATAGAAGAATTAGCTCGTAAATACGAGGATCCATATTAA
- the rplQ gene encoding 50S ribosomal protein L17 translates to MRHGMKGRKLGRKSAHRKAMFANLANALIKHEQISTTLPKAKDLRPVVEKLVTLGKRGDLHARRQAIAFVKDAEIVGKLFSTIAERYKTRNGGYLRVLKAGFRYGDNAPMAIIEFVDRDESAKGKDSGAPVETEDAVAA, encoded by the coding sequence ATGCGTCACGGTATGAAAGGTCGCAAATTGGGTCGTAAGTCAGCACATCGTAAGGCGATGTTTGCTAATCTTGCGAATGCGTTGATAAAACATGAGCAAATTTCTACGACTTTGCCTAAAGCGAAGGATTTGCGTCCTGTAGTTGAGAAACTAGTAACTCTTGGTAAGAGAGGTGATTTGCACGCTCGTCGTCAAGCAATAGCTTTCGTCAAGGATGCGGAGATAGTCGGAAAACTTTTCTCTACTATAGCTGAACGTTATAAGACTCGTAACGGTGGTTATTTGCGGGTGCTTAAAGCAGGCTTCCGTTATGGTGATAACGCTCCAATGGCGATTATAGAGTTTGTGGATCGTGATGAGTCAGCGAAAGGCAAAGATTCTGGCGCGCCAGTTGAAACTGAGGACGCTGTCGCTGCTTAG
- the crcB gene encoding fluoride efflux transporter CrcB, with protein sequence MSLIYVMVGGAVGSLLRYLLMSFVGRITLSEFPYSTLAVNIVGSFLMGVWIAAVAYWLPSKSKDLHLLFAVGLLGGFTTFSTFSLDLFYLIEKGAYSSAVYYILSSIIASVIALVCGMFVVRIIV encoded by the coding sequence ATGTCATTGATATATGTTATGGTTGGTGGTGCTGTTGGTTCACTACTTCGTTATTTGCTTATGTCTTTTGTCGGACGTATTACCTTAAGTGAGTTTCCTTATTCTACTCTTGCTGTGAATATCGTAGGCTCGTTCCTGATGGGAGTGTGGATAGCAGCGGTAGCTTATTGGCTGCCATCTAAATCAAAAGATTTACATTTACTTTTCGCTGTTGGTCTTCTTGGCGGATTTACCACATTTTCTACATTTAGTCTTGATTTGTTTTACCTAATTGAAAAAGGTGCTTACAGCAGCGCTGTTTATTACATTTTATCATCCATAATAGCTTCTGTTATCGCTTTGGTTTGCGGCATGTTTGTTGTACGGATTATCGTATAA
- a CDS encoding RluA family pseudouridine synthase, whose product MIVNKLVENDSDNIRLDRWFKRNYPSLNHSSLEKMLRKGEIRLDGNKVKSSTRISGGQNISYPEFIDKLPPTTRQSSISKDDIKFINSLVLYKDNNLIIINKPSGLATQGGSKIRKNVDGLLDGLKSGNEIRPKLVHRLDKDTSGILALALNSQSANYLTKMFADKKIEKTYVALVNNRPKQAKGTIDYSLIKTGNSTGSYEKIEVDEEDGKYAITEYLVLDSIGKEYALVELKPLTGRTHQLRVHMQAIGCPIVGDGKYGGINGNENNIGIENGLHLHARRIVIPAFLGGKKIDITAPFPEHMQKSFKNLGIN is encoded by the coding sequence ATGATTGTAAATAAGCTTGTTGAAAACGATAGTGATAATATTAGGTTGGATAGATGGTTTAAGCGTAATTATCCCTCGTTAAATCACTCATCGTTAGAAAAAATGCTGCGCAAAGGGGAAATACGTCTTGATGGCAATAAGGTGAAATCGTCAACAAGAATAAGCGGTGGACAAAATATAAGCTATCCAGAATTTATTGACAAATTACCGCCTACAACAAGACAGTCCAGTATAAGTAAGGATGATATAAAATTTATAAATAGTCTCGTTCTGTATAAAGACAATAATTTAATTATAATAAATAAGCCGTCAGGTCTTGCCACACAAGGTGGTAGCAAAATAAGAAAAAACGTTGACGGATTGCTTGATGGACTTAAGTCTGGAAATGAGATTCGCCCTAAACTCGTCCATCGCTTAGATAAAGATACTAGTGGTATATTGGCGCTCGCTCTAAATAGTCAGTCAGCTAACTACTTAACCAAAATGTTCGCTGATAAGAAAATAGAGAAAACTTATGTTGCTCTTGTCAATAATCGCCCAAAACAAGCAAAGGGAACTATAGATTACAGCTTAATTAAAACCGGTAATTCCACCGGCTCATACGAAAAAATAGAGGTAGATGAGGAAGATGGAAAATACGCGATAACCGAGTATCTGGTTTTGGATTCTATTGGCAAAGAATACGCACTGGTGGAATTAAAGCCACTTACCGGACGCACCCACCAGCTGCGTGTGCATATGCAGGCGATTGGTTGCCCGATAGTGGGAGATGGTAAATATGGTGGAATTAATGGCAATGAGAATAACATAGGTATAGAAAACGGCTTGCACCTGCACGCAAGAAGGATAGTTATTCCGGCGTTTTTAGGTGGCAAAAAAATAGATATAACTGCCCCATTTCCTGAACATATGCAAAAAAGCTTTAAGAATCTGGGGATTAATTAA
- a CDS encoding ATP12 family protein, which translates to MTIPTHTPAKNEFVLSSNSLKEAIEKEWNCHPALVAGSENKKDRIPQRVRYDSSKMPLTALAYTAIDKISARKNDVVEALMVYVDSDALTYRATSSDELAELQNQKWGNVLDNLGRRFDVSWQITSGVMPLDQSPLVHKAIRRYLESLDEWHIAAFCVISSLCSSIALAIAVCEKQISAAEAFDLSRLEENFQAEKWGRDEEAEHRAGKMEDEIIAAGHFLSLLG; encoded by the coding sequence ATGACCATCCCGACACACACACCGGCGAAGAATGAATTCGTTTTGTCTTCTAATTCTCTTAAAGAAGCGATAGAGAAAGAATGGAATTGTCACCCCGCACTTGTTGCGGGGTCTGAAAATAAAAAAGACCGGATACCGCAACGAGTGCGGTATGACAGTAGTAAAATGCCGCTCACCGCGCTTGCCTATACCGCGATAGACAAAATATCCGCTAGAAAAAATGATGTCGTTGAGGCGCTGATGGTATATGTTGATAGTGACGCTCTTACTTATCGTGCTACCAGCTCCGACGAATTAGCTGAGTTGCAGAACCAGAAATGGGGAAATGTGCTGGATAATTTAGGCAGGAGGTTTGATGTATCTTGGCAAATCACCAGCGGAGTGATGCCGCTTGACCAGTCACCGCTTGTGCATAAAGCCATAAGACGTTACCTAGAATCACTTGATGAGTGGCATATAGCGGCATTTTGTGTAATCTCCTCGCTTTGCTCATCCATCGCTCTTGCCATAGCAGTCTGTGAGAAGCAGATAAGCGCGGCGGAGGCTTTTGACTTATCACGGTTGGAGGAGAATTTTCAGGCGGAAAAATGGGGGCGTGATGAAGAAGCGGAGCACAGAGCGGGAAAAATGGAAGATGAAATTATCGCCGCCGGACATTTTTTAAGCTTGCTTGGATAG
- a CDS encoding acyl-CoA carboxylase subunit beta has product MTAKAPLQSDTVIAELEHRREGARRGGGQKRTDAQHSKGKLTARERIDVLLDPDSFEEFDMFVEHRCTNFGMQDNVIPGDGCVTGHGTINGRLVYIYSQDFTVLGGSLSETNAEKICKILDMAMKVGAPVIGLLDSGGARIQEGVDSLGGFAEIFQRNVLASGVIPQISVIMGPCAGGAVYSPALTDFIIMVRGSSYMFVTGPDVVKTVTHEIVSQEQLGGADTHTHKTGVADLAYDNDIEALIQVRRMFNFLPLSNKTGVPVRPTSDPADRVEMSLNTLVPENPNKAYNMKELLERVVDEGDFFEVQPDYAKNIIIGFGRMEGHTVGFVANQPTQLAGCLDIDASRKAARFIRFCDAFSIPLVTFVDVPGFMPGTHQEHNGVIKHGAKLLFAYAEATVPKITVITRKAYGGAYDVMSSKHLRGDVNYAWPSAEIAVMGPKGAVEIVFRGKFANDEEEQKLIDDYRAKFASPFVAASRGFIDDIIRPQNTRWRICRSLSTLRSKDIKNPWKKHDNLPL; this is encoded by the coding sequence ATGACTGCGAAAGCCCCTTTGCAGTCAGACACGGTTATCGCTGAATTAGAGCATCGTAGGGAAGGCGCGCGTAGAGGAGGCGGTCAGAAAAGAACCGACGCGCAACACTCTAAAGGAAAACTTACCGCTCGTGAGCGTATAGATGTATTGCTTGATCCGGATTCCTTTGAAGAATTTGATATGTTCGTTGAGCATCGCTGTACTAATTTTGGCATGCAAGATAATGTGATACCTGGTGACGGCTGTGTTACCGGACACGGAACGATAAACGGCAGGTTAGTCTATATATATAGTCAGGATTTCACGGTTCTTGGTGGCTCTCTGTCTGAGACTAATGCTGAGAAAATATGCAAGATTTTAGACATGGCGATGAAAGTAGGAGCGCCGGTTATCGGTTTGCTTGACTCAGGAGGAGCGCGTATCCAAGAAGGTGTCGATTCGCTTGGTGGGTTCGCTGAGATTTTTCAGCGCAATGTACTCGCTTCTGGCGTTATTCCACAAATATCGGTGATAATGGGACCATGCGCTGGTGGCGCGGTATATTCTCCGGCACTTACCGATTTCATAATAATGGTACGTGGTTCTTCATACATGTTTGTAACTGGTCCTGACGTGGTTAAAACCGTAACTCATGAGATAGTAAGTCAAGAACAGTTAGGGGGTGCGGATACCCATACTCATAAAACCGGTGTCGCTGACCTTGCGTATGATAACGATATAGAGGCGTTGATTCAGGTGCGTCGGATGTTTAATTTCTTGCCGCTTTCTAATAAGACAGGTGTTCCAGTGCGCCCAACCTCTGATCCTGCGGATCGGGTGGAGATGTCACTAAATACCTTAGTACCGGAAAATCCAAATAAAGCCTACAACATGAAAGAGCTTTTGGAAAGAGTAGTTGATGAGGGTGATTTCTTTGAGGTGCAGCCGGATTACGCTAAAAATATAATTATCGGCTTTGGTAGAATGGAGGGACATACGGTTGGTTTTGTCGCTAACCAACCAACTCAACTCGCCGGTTGTCTTGATATTGACGCTTCTCGTAAAGCCGCTCGTTTTATCCGTTTCTGTGACGCTTTCTCAATACCGCTAGTTACATTTGTTGATGTTCCAGGATTTATGCCCGGAACTCATCAAGAACATAATGGGGTAATTAAGCATGGAGCTAAGTTGCTGTTCGCTTACGCGGAGGCTACCGTGCCGAAAATTACCGTGATAACCCGTAAAGCTTACGGTGGCGCTTATGACGTTATGAGTAGTAAACATCTGCGTGGCGATGTTAATTACGCTTGGCCATCAGCGGAAATCGCGGTTATGGGACCTAAGGGAGCTGTTGAGATAGTATTTCGTGGTAAATTCGCTAACGATGAGGAAGAGCAGAAATTGATTGACGATTACCGTGCTAAATTCGCTTCTCCATTTGTCGCCGCATCACGAGGTTTTATTGATGATATTATCAGACCGCAGAATACACGCTGGCGAATATGCCGCTCGCTTTCAACGCTACGTAGTAAGGATATTAAAAATCCTTGGAAGAAGCATGATAATCTACCATTATAA
- a CDS encoding DUF3592 domain-containing protein — MIKLLLVVIFIFLVFVVAGWQKRGIKDFADRAEVVTAIVIEKYEKTRKADHPSRVERIINYSYMVEGKEYTGEDTVEFSDLWQQVKKGQEIEVYFLRENPAKSHPVILVRRRAGKGDY; from the coding sequence ATGATAAAGTTGCTTTTAGTTGTTATTTTTATCTTTCTAGTCTTCGTCGTGGCAGGTTGGCAGAAGAGAGGTATTAAAGATTTTGCTGACCGAGCGGAGGTAGTTACAGCCATAGTCATTGAAAAATATGAAAAGACGCGTAAGGCTGACCATCCTTCCCGAGTGGAGAGGATTATAAATTACAGCTACATGGTAGAGGGTAAGGAATATACTGGTGAGGATACGGTAGAGTTTTCTGATTTATGGCAGCAGGTAAAAAAAGGACAGGAAATAGAGGTGTATTTCCTTAGAGAAAATCCTGCGAAAAGCCATCCAGTTATCCTCGTGCGACGCAGAGCGGGAAAAGGAGATTATTGA
- a CDS encoding flagellar basal body rod C-terminal domain-containing protein: MVDAVGSVLSGLAAASRRLEVSANNVANQQSTATQVNGVTTNKPFIPKDVVQISLGSGGVRTEIRDIDNATVRRQDPDSPQADTEGFVEFPDVDIAKELVDQQIASYDFKANLKSIQVADRLQQNLLDILS; this comes from the coding sequence ATGGTAGATGCCGTAGGTTCCGTCCTTTCCGGTCTTGCCGCCGCTAGCAGAAGGCTAGAGGTAAGCGCTAATAATGTGGCTAATCAACAAAGTACGGCGACACAGGTAAATGGTGTTACCACCAATAAGCCGTTTATTCCAAAAGATGTTGTGCAGATTTCTTTAGGCTCCGGTGGTGTTCGTACTGAGATAAGAGACATTGATAATGCGACTGTAAGAAGACAAGACCCTGATAGTCCACAAGCTGACACGGAAGGGTTTGTTGAGTTTCCTGATGTTGATATCGCTAAGGAATTAGTGGATCAGCAAATCGCCTCTTATGATTTTAAGGCTAACCTGAAGTCAATACAGGTAGCTGACCGCTTGCAACAGAATCTACTAGATATTTTAAGCTAG